A genomic stretch from Enterobacter dykesii includes:
- the ybeY gene encoding rRNA maturation RNase YbeY has translation MSQVILDLQLACEDNSGMPDEAQFQKWLDAVIPQFQEESEVTIRLVDEAESHELNLTYRGKDKPTNVLSFPFEAPPGIEMPLLGDLIICRQVVEQEAKEQQKPLEAHWAHMVVHGSLHLLGYDHIEDDEAEEMESLETEIMLALGYEDPYIAEKE, from the coding sequence ATGAGTCAGGTGATCCTCGATTTACAACTGGCCTGTGAAGACAATTCCGGCATGCCAGATGAGGCACAGTTTCAGAAATGGCTGGATGCCGTTATTCCTCAGTTTCAGGAAGAATCAGAAGTTACGATTCGCCTGGTGGATGAAGCAGAAAGCCATGAGCTTAACCTGACCTATCGCGGGAAAGATAAGCCGACCAACGTGCTCTCTTTCCCGTTTGAAGCGCCTCCGGGCATTGAGATGCCGCTGCTGGGCGATCTGATCATCTGCCGTCAGGTGGTCGAGCAGGAAGCCAAAGAGCAGCAAAAGCCGCTTGAGGCCCACTGGGCGCATATGGTGGTACACGGCAGCCTGCATCTGCTCGGCTACGATCACATTGAAGATGACGAAGCGGAAGAGATGGAGTCCCTCGAGACAGAGATAATGCTTGCTCTGGGCTATGAGGATCCGTACATTGCCGAGAAAGAATAG